A genomic region of Notamacropus eugenii isolate mMacEug1 chromosome 3, mMacEug1.pri_v2, whole genome shotgun sequence contains the following coding sequences:
- the LOC140496569 gene encoding transcriptional regulator QRICH1-like isoform X3 encodes MRHSLENSILSEDPVRMTAPMMPQQPLSEWLAAFSAPGLEAEQQAGYHPTSFYPEGHLEYIDSTAVADSLLELARSVTLPLPHLGTAPGVSLEAHQPSLSPGGLQPCQEVTLGQLHVAVWPSPETQTEQDSEPGALDICQPLKRKKLNSPGDDLSSLRSPVSQSPLPLGQTSLPLPGASVLPELLTVDSSQLYDHGLEPASAMGQLLSVDSWSAFSTLGIGPEARAIPLTPSPALCDGLHTRALPGDGFLLSLEGDNENLQDTSGSGKSRQEPSALVSSNFPEDFVETSISIPVLGQVGERTCSSAQYWAPEQLLPPVELTCPPEASFPLETDGEPLPTLQPREGASFWKTWAQRKNERILKKAENEPQGAGRRKPALFQEDVLSVPIAELNQGLCLMTQEARRQDGSSYEADVLYYLFLCIQKHMFDNNRIDNIFTDLYYLKFLERLHQVMKGWCPRVSPLGHVLSSCIMEQMLWDCRQLGAHSPSTLLFTLMYFNTNLDNQQYATGEGLLLVKHEKRHPSWSCVPWVLVGHSCRGSSPSWPWQPGQRRG; translated from the exons ATGAGGCATTCTCTGGAGAATTCCATCCTCTCTGAGGACCCTGTCAGGATGACGGCGCCCATGATGCCACAGCAGCCCCTCTCTGAGTGGCTGGCTGCTTTTTCTGCTCCAGGGCTGGAGGCTGAGCAGCAGGCTGGATATCATCCCACTTCGTTTTATCCAGAAGGACACCTCGAGTACATTGATTCCACGGCGGTTGCGGACTCTCTCCTGGAGCTGGCTCGGTCTGTTACTTTGCCTCTGCCTCATTTGGGAACAGCCCCGGGGGTTTCCTTGGAGGCCCATCAGCCATCCTTATCACCCGGGGGGCTCCAGCCATGCCAGGAAGTCACGCTGGGGCAGCTACATGTGGCCGTCTGGCCTTCcccagagacacagacagagcaGGACAGTGAGCCTGGTGCTCTTGACATTTGTCAACCTCTGAAGAGAAAGAAGCTCAACTCGCCTGGTGATGATCTTTCTTCCCTGAGGTCACCTGTGTCCCAGAGCCCACTCCCTCTTGGGCAgacctccctgcccctccctggTGCATCCGTACTCCCAGAACTACTGACAGTGGACAGCAGTCAGCTCTATGACCATGGACTAGAACCTGCCTCAGCCATGGGCCAGCTGCTCAGTGTTGATTCTTGGTCTGCTTTCTCCACGCTTGGCATTGGCCCAGAGGCCCGCGCCATTCCCCTcactccttctccagctctttgtGATGGGCTTCACACAAGGGCCTTGCCTGGGGATGGGTTTTTGCTGAGCCTCGAGGGAGACAATGAGAACCTGCAGGACACTTCTGGGTCCGGGAAGAGCCGTCAGGAACCCTCGGCCCTAGTTTCCTCTAACTTCCCAGAGGACTTTGTAGAGACCAGCATTTCCATCCCTGTCCTGGGCCAAGTGGGAGAAAGGACCTGCTCTTCTGCTCAGTATTGGGCTCCAGAGCAGCTGCTG CCCCCCGTGGAGCTGACTTGTCCCCCCGAGGCAAGCTTCCCTCTTGAGACTGATGGCGAGCCATTGCCGACCCTCCAGCCCCGGGAAGGAGCATCATTCTGGAAGACATGGGCCCAAAGGAAGAATGAGAGGATCCTGAAGAAGGCGGAAAACGAACCTCAGGGAGCGGGAA GAAGAAAGCCTGCCCTCTTCCAGGAAGATGTCCTCTCTGTGCCAATAGCGGAGCTGAACCAAGGCCTCTGCCTAATGACCCAGGAGGCCAGGAGGCAGGACGGCTCCAGCTATGAGGCAGACGTGCTCTATTActtatttctctgtattcagAAG CATATGTTTGACAACAATCGAATTGACAACATCTTCACGGACCTTTACTACCTGAAGTTTTTGGAAAGGCTCCACCAAGTGATGAAAGGATGGTGTCCTCGAGTCAGTCCCTTGG GGCATGTGTTGTCCAGCTGTATCATGGAGCAGATGCTTTGGGACTGTCGGCAGCTGGGAGCTCATTCACCAAGTACCCTGCTCTTTACCCTGATGTACTTCAATACCAA tctagacaatcaacaataTGCTACTGGGGAAGGCCTCCTTttagtaaagcatgaaaaacgtCATCCCTCCTGGAGCTGTGTGCCCTGGGTCCTCGTGGGCCATTCTTGCAGAGGCAGCAGTCCCAGCTGGCCCTGGCAGCCTGGACAAAGAAGAGGTTGA
- the LOC140496569 gene encoding transcriptional regulator QRICH1-like isoform X2 produces the protein MRHSLENSILSEDPVRMTAPMMPQQPLSEWLAAFSAPGLEAEQQAGYHPTSFYPEGHLEYIDSTAVADSLLELARSVTLPLPHLGTAPGVSLEAHQPSLSPGGLQPCQEVTLGQLHVAVWPSPETQTEQDSEPGALDICQPLKRKKLNSPGDDLSSLRSPVSQSPLPLGQTSLPLPGASVLPELLTVDSSQLYDHGLEPASAMGQLLSVDSWSAFSTLGIGPEARAIPLTPSPALCDGLHTRALPGDGFLLSLEGDNENLQDTSGSGKSRQEPSALVSSNFPEDFVETSISIPVLGQVGERTCSSAQYWAPEQLLPPVELTCPPEASFPLETDGEPLPTLQPREGASFWKTWAQRKNERILKKAENEPQGAGRRKPALFQEDVLSVPIAELNQGLCLMTQEARRQDGSSYEADVLYYLFLCIQKHMFDNNRIDNIFTDLYYLKFLERLHQVMKGWCPRVSPLGHVLSSCIMEQMLWDCRQLGAHSPSTLLFTLMYFNTKYFILKTVEQHSQLAFSKVLKQTRKNAGVGKDKSPTVRFLRLYGQILGGLKEMRGEQLENAENPSQCPIKLYDFYRFKCPQSAKGPSDAFYLVPELVVAPNSPIWYSGQPVGTELMEQMLTRILMVREVQEAHAAPHVAALR, from the exons ATGAGGCATTCTCTGGAGAATTCCATCCTCTCTGAGGACCCTGTCAGGATGACGGCGCCCATGATGCCACAGCAGCCCCTCTCTGAGTGGCTGGCTGCTTTTTCTGCTCCAGGGCTGGAGGCTGAGCAGCAGGCTGGATATCATCCCACTTCGTTTTATCCAGAAGGACACCTCGAGTACATTGATTCCACGGCGGTTGCGGACTCTCTCCTGGAGCTGGCTCGGTCTGTTACTTTGCCTCTGCCTCATTTGGGAACAGCCCCGGGGGTTTCCTTGGAGGCCCATCAGCCATCCTTATCACCCGGGGGGCTCCAGCCATGCCAGGAAGTCACGCTGGGGCAGCTACATGTGGCCGTCTGGCCTTCcccagagacacagacagagcaGGACAGTGAGCCTGGTGCTCTTGACATTTGTCAACCTCTGAAGAGAAAGAAGCTCAACTCGCCTGGTGATGATCTTTCTTCCCTGAGGTCACCTGTGTCCCAGAGCCCACTCCCTCTTGGGCAgacctccctgcccctccctggTGCATCCGTACTCCCAGAACTACTGACAGTGGACAGCAGTCAGCTCTATGACCATGGACTAGAACCTGCCTCAGCCATGGGCCAGCTGCTCAGTGTTGATTCTTGGTCTGCTTTCTCCACGCTTGGCATTGGCCCAGAGGCCCGCGCCATTCCCCTcactccttctccagctctttgtGATGGGCTTCACACAAGGGCCTTGCCTGGGGATGGGTTTTTGCTGAGCCTCGAGGGAGACAATGAGAACCTGCAGGACACTTCTGGGTCCGGGAAGAGCCGTCAGGAACCCTCGGCCCTAGTTTCCTCTAACTTCCCAGAGGACTTTGTAGAGACCAGCATTTCCATCCCTGTCCTGGGCCAAGTGGGAGAAAGGACCTGCTCTTCTGCTCAGTATTGGGCTCCAGAGCAGCTGCTG CCCCCCGTGGAGCTGACTTGTCCCCCCGAGGCAAGCTTCCCTCTTGAGACTGATGGCGAGCCATTGCCGACCCTCCAGCCCCGGGAAGGAGCATCATTCTGGAAGACATGGGCCCAAAGGAAGAATGAGAGGATCCTGAAGAAGGCGGAAAACGAACCTCAGGGAGCGGGAA GAAGAAAGCCTGCCCTCTTCCAGGAAGATGTCCTCTCTGTGCCAATAGCGGAGCTGAACCAAGGCCTCTGCCTAATGACCCAGGAGGCCAGGAGGCAGGACGGCTCCAGCTATGAGGCAGACGTGCTCTATTActtatttctctgtattcagAAG CATATGTTTGACAACAATCGAATTGACAACATCTTCACGGACCTTTACTACCTGAAGTTTTTGGAAAGGCTCCACCAAGTGATGAAAGGATGGTGTCCTCGAGTCAGTCCCTTGG GGCATGTGTTGTCCAGCTGTATCATGGAGCAGATGCTTTGGGACTGTCGGCAGCTGGGAGCTCATTCACCAAGTACCCTGCTCTTTACCCTGATGTACTTCAATACCAA ATACTTCATCTTAAAGACGGTGGAGCAGCATTCACAGCTGGCCTTCTCCAAAGTGCTCAAGCAAACCCGGAAGAATGCTGGTGTGGGCAAAGACAAGAGCCCGACAGTGAGATTCCTTCGACTCTACGGACAGATCCTGGGTGGCCTGAAAG AGATGCGTGGGGAGCAGCTGGAGAACGCTGAGAATCCTTCCCAATGCCCTATCAAGCTCTACGACTTCTACCGCTTCAAATG CCCACAGAGCGCCAAAGGACCCAGTGACGCTTTCTACTTGGTTCCTGAGCTGGTTGTGGCCCCCAACAGCCCCATCTGGTACTCAGGCCAGCCAGTGGGGACAGAACTGATGGAACAAATGCTCACTCGAATCCTCATGGTCCGGGAAGTTCAGGAGGCACATGCAGCACCCCACGTGGCTGCCTTGCGATGA
- the LOC140496569 gene encoding transcriptional regulator QRICH1-like isoform X1 produces MRHSLENSILSEDPVRMTAPMMPQQPLSEWLAAFSAPGLEAEQQAGYHPTSFYPEGHLEYIDSTAVADSLLELARSVTLPLPHLGTAPGVSLEAHQPSLSPGGLQPCQEVTLGQLHVAVWPSPETQTEQDSEPGALDICQPLKRKKLNSPGDDLSSLRSPVSQSPLPLGQTSLPLPGASVLPELLTVDSSQLYDHGLEPASAMGQLLSVDSWSAFSTLGIGPEARAIPLTPSPALCDGLHTRALPGDGFLLSLEGDNENLQDTSGSGKSRQEPSALVSSNFPEDFVETSISIPVLGQVGERTCSSAQYWAPEQLLPPVELTCPPEASFPLETDGEPLPTLQPREGASFWKTWAQRKNERILKKAENEPQGAGRRKPALFQEDVLSVPIAELNQGLCLMTQEARRQDGSSYEADVLYYLFLCIQKHMFDNNRIDNIFTDLYYLKFLERLHQVMKGWCPRVSPLGHVLSSCIMEQMLWDCRQLGAHSPSTLLFTLMYFNTKYFILKTVEQHSQLAFSKVLKQTRKNAGVGKDKSPTVRFLRLYGQILGGLKEEMRGEQLENAENPSQCPIKLYDFYRFKCPQSAKGPSDAFYLVPELVVAPNSPIWYSGQPVGTELMEQMLTRILMVREVQEAHAAPHVAALR; encoded by the exons ATGAGGCATTCTCTGGAGAATTCCATCCTCTCTGAGGACCCTGTCAGGATGACGGCGCCCATGATGCCACAGCAGCCCCTCTCTGAGTGGCTGGCTGCTTTTTCTGCTCCAGGGCTGGAGGCTGAGCAGCAGGCTGGATATCATCCCACTTCGTTTTATCCAGAAGGACACCTCGAGTACATTGATTCCACGGCGGTTGCGGACTCTCTCCTGGAGCTGGCTCGGTCTGTTACTTTGCCTCTGCCTCATTTGGGAACAGCCCCGGGGGTTTCCTTGGAGGCCCATCAGCCATCCTTATCACCCGGGGGGCTCCAGCCATGCCAGGAAGTCACGCTGGGGCAGCTACATGTGGCCGTCTGGCCTTCcccagagacacagacagagcaGGACAGTGAGCCTGGTGCTCTTGACATTTGTCAACCTCTGAAGAGAAAGAAGCTCAACTCGCCTGGTGATGATCTTTCTTCCCTGAGGTCACCTGTGTCCCAGAGCCCACTCCCTCTTGGGCAgacctccctgcccctccctggTGCATCCGTACTCCCAGAACTACTGACAGTGGACAGCAGTCAGCTCTATGACCATGGACTAGAACCTGCCTCAGCCATGGGCCAGCTGCTCAGTGTTGATTCTTGGTCTGCTTTCTCCACGCTTGGCATTGGCCCAGAGGCCCGCGCCATTCCCCTcactccttctccagctctttgtGATGGGCTTCACACAAGGGCCTTGCCTGGGGATGGGTTTTTGCTGAGCCTCGAGGGAGACAATGAGAACCTGCAGGACACTTCTGGGTCCGGGAAGAGCCGTCAGGAACCCTCGGCCCTAGTTTCCTCTAACTTCCCAGAGGACTTTGTAGAGACCAGCATTTCCATCCCTGTCCTGGGCCAAGTGGGAGAAAGGACCTGCTCTTCTGCTCAGTATTGGGCTCCAGAGCAGCTGCTG CCCCCCGTGGAGCTGACTTGTCCCCCCGAGGCAAGCTTCCCTCTTGAGACTGATGGCGAGCCATTGCCGACCCTCCAGCCCCGGGAAGGAGCATCATTCTGGAAGACATGGGCCCAAAGGAAGAATGAGAGGATCCTGAAGAAGGCGGAAAACGAACCTCAGGGAGCGGGAA GAAGAAAGCCTGCCCTCTTCCAGGAAGATGTCCTCTCTGTGCCAATAGCGGAGCTGAACCAAGGCCTCTGCCTAATGACCCAGGAGGCCAGGAGGCAGGACGGCTCCAGCTATGAGGCAGACGTGCTCTATTActtatttctctgtattcagAAG CATATGTTTGACAACAATCGAATTGACAACATCTTCACGGACCTTTACTACCTGAAGTTTTTGGAAAGGCTCCACCAAGTGATGAAAGGATGGTGTCCTCGAGTCAGTCCCTTGG GGCATGTGTTGTCCAGCTGTATCATGGAGCAGATGCTTTGGGACTGTCGGCAGCTGGGAGCTCATTCACCAAGTACCCTGCTCTTTACCCTGATGTACTTCAATACCAA ATACTTCATCTTAAAGACGGTGGAGCAGCATTCACAGCTGGCCTTCTCCAAAGTGCTCAAGCAAACCCGGAAGAATGCTGGTGTGGGCAAAGACAAGAGCCCGACAGTGAGATTCCTTCGACTCTACGGACAGATCCTGGGTGGCCTGAAAG AAGAGATGCGTGGGGAGCAGCTGGAGAACGCTGAGAATCCTTCCCAATGCCCTATCAAGCTCTACGACTTCTACCGCTTCAAATG CCCACAGAGCGCCAAAGGACCCAGTGACGCTTTCTACTTGGTTCCTGAGCTGGTTGTGGCCCCCAACAGCCCCATCTGGTACTCAGGCCAGCCAGTGGGGACAGAACTGATGGAACAAATGCTCACTCGAATCCTCATGGTCCGGGAAGTTCAGGAGGCACATGCAGCACCCCACGTGGCTGCCTTGCGATGA